A genomic stretch from Leishmania infantum JPCM5 genome chromosome 23 includes:
- a CDS encoding putative kinesin has protein sequence MEGQERRSVVEMTNTKTILLDPKDGWAPKAQFDFDASLWSIPPTHRIVHTFQDTKHKTYATQKDVYNLIAKDLVPHVFNGFNSCILTYGQTGSGKTYTMMGLYDPNASCGGDGEEGIIPRVSNDIFIILKERMEEEAKTRPPRDRTKFRVEVSFVEIYMERVRDLLDPALRHTRGNERLQDARIRQDPYSGPFVEGVTKYEVENWAQCCTLLERGSQHRTTCATAVHNQSSRSHAIFQLTVVQEQVVPGNNKYALPAFKTQAGRINLVDLAGSERGGFQDYVKESAAINTSLLALRRVIDNLTERQNMLMEMAEAEITGKHYQERPLPQVPFRDSVLTWLLSDSIGGNARTTMVATLSPLVKNYADTLATLQWSSRARNLVTLVKMNDQALVHNGMASHAGALDNAVRIQRQNLDSLRQTLRSKQEAAQQLERQTKELKKSLTKTRGRERAILQDRAALIIQRAFHRFMFYKKYEAYELHHAKLRGGNKSGTGEAADYQKIRKEAEAREQAAKEALKAEEALTDEKAAAVARYESNHEARALRRREAEERRARVVEVINGNELLRQYGEKRRQEVEALRSVADDEKKEREMAVKKLADMIKVIADSKTDQHKRKVEEDQKMLEMLRKKRDEVRSRRYEVLRQLQALRERHKKVVKK, from the coding sequence ATGGAAGGCCAGGAGCGTCGCTCTGTCGTCGAGATGACGAACACCAAGACCATTCTGCTAGACCCGAAGGACGGCTGGGCCCCCAAGGCGCAGTTCGACTTCGACGCGTCGCTCTGGTCGATCCCGCCGACGCACCGTATTGTGCACACATTCCAGGACACGAAGCACAAGACGTACGCAACACAAAAGGATGTGTACAACCTCATCGCCAAAGACCTCGTTCCGCACGTGTTCAACGGCTTCAACAGCTGCATCCTCACATACGGCCAAACCGGAAGCGGCAAGACGTACACGATGATGGGCTTGTACGACCCGAACGCCTcatgcggcggcgacggagaggagggcatCATCCCGCGTGTGTCCAACGACATCTTCATTATCCTCAAGGAGcgcatggaggaggaggccaagacgaggccgccgcgcgacCGCACGAAGTTTCGCGTCGAGGTGAGCTTTGTCGAGATTTACatggagcgcgtgcgcgaccTCCTCGACCCCGCACTGCGCCACACCCGCGGCAACGAGCGGCTGCAGGATGCGCGCATCCGGCAGGACCCGTACAGCGGCCCCTTCGTGGAGGGCGTCACCAAGTACGAGGTAGAGAATTGGGCGCAGTGCTGCACCCTGCTTGAGCGCGGCTCACAGCACCGCACGacgtgcgcgacggcggtgcacaACCAGTCGAGTCGCAGCCACGCCATCTTTCAGCTGACAGTGGTGCAGGAGCAGGTGGTGCCAGGAAACAACAAGTACGCCCTCCCCGCCTTCAAGACGCAGGCGGGCCGTATCAACCTGGTCGATCTCGCCGGCTCTGAACGCGGCGGTTTCCAAGACTACGTCAAGGAGTCGGCAGCCATCAACacctcgctgctggcgctgcgtcgtgtGATTGACAACCTCACGGAGCGGCAGAACATGCTAATGGAGATGGCGGAGGCAGAGATCACCGGCAAGCACTACCAAGAGCGGCCACTCCCGCAGGTGCCGTTCCGCGACAGTGTGCTGACATGGTTGCTGAGCGACAGCATTGGTGGCAATGCTCGCACGACCATGGTGGCCACACTCAGCCCGCTGGTGAAGAACTACGCCGATACCCTGGCGACCCTGCAATGGAGCAGCAGGGCTCGCAACCTCGTCACGCTGGTGAAGATGAACGACCAGGCATTGGTGCACAACGGCATGGCGTCACACGCCGGCGCCCTCGACAACGCCGTGCGCATTCAGCGGCAGAATTTGGATAGTCTGCGCCAAACGCTGCGCTCAAAGCaggaagcagcgcagcagctggagcggcagACGAAGGAGCTGAAAAAGTCGCTCACCAAGACGCGCGGGCGCGAGCGGGCGATCCTACAGGACCGCGCCGCCCTCATCATCCAGCGTGCTTTCCACCGCTTCATGTTCTACAAGAAGTACGAGGCCTACGAGCTGCACCACGCGAAGCTGCGAGGCGGGAATAagagcggcaccggcgaggCCGCTGATTATCAGAAGATTCGCAAGGAagcggaggcgcgcgagcaggcggcgaaggaggcgctgaaggctgaggaggcgctgaCAGACGAAaaggccgctgccgtggcgagGTACGAGTCGAATCACGAAGCTCGGGCTTTGCGCCGCCGTGAGGCCGAGGAACGTCGGGCAAGGGTCGTTGAGGTGATCAACGGCAACGAGTTGCTCCGGCAGTACGGGGAGAAACGCCGGCaagaggtggaggcgctTCGCAGCGTGGCTGATGacgaaaagaaggagagggagatggcCGTGAAGAAGCTGGCGGACATGATAAAGGTCATCGCTGACAGCAAAACGGACCAGCACAAGCGGAAGGTAGAGGAGGATCAGAAGATGTTGGAGATGCTGCGCAAGAAGCGCGACGAAGTGCGCTCGCGGAGGtacgaggtgctgcggcagctccagGCTTTACGGGAGCGCCACAAGAAGGTGGTGAAGAAGTGA